The following proteins are encoded in a genomic region of Glycine soja cultivar W05 chromosome 17, ASM419377v2, whole genome shotgun sequence:
- the LOC114392050 gene encoding uncharacterized protein LOC114392050, with amino-acid sequence MEFKYRDGQIQRTPSPLRSALPSNSYVSNRPLHGCDFASGGFPSNVSAPRVFPMVMPINVNEVFQRELEKEQIWRELEKEKIRREIIAREMAFAQRRELEDEVRKEMELERTSRMSMQRSEGIAFREPISESINQSRLNNITMFGGLPFHLSSQASKQIHTDNILFDNKEASNSKDKVIILVSV; translated from the exons ATGGAGTTCAAATATCGTGATGGTCAAATCCAAAGGACACCATCACCATTGCGGAGCGCTCTTCCTTCCAACTCCTATGTCTCCAATCGCCCATTACATG GGTGTGACTTTGCATCAGGTGGCTTTCCTAGCAATGTTTCAGCGCCTAGAGTTTTCCCAATGGTCATGCCGATCAATGTCAACGAAGTATTCCAACGAGAGTTGGAGAAAGAGCAAATATGGCGAGAGCTAGAGAAGGAAAAAATCAGGAGAGAAATCATTGCTCGTGAGATGGCTTTTGCACAACGACGAGAGTTGGAAGACGAAGTGAGAAAGGAAATGGAATTAGAGAGAACATCTAGAATGTCGATGCAAAGATCAGAGGGGATTGCATTTCGAGAACCAATTTCAGAGTCTATTAATCAGAGTCGGTTGAATAACATTACCATGTTTGGTGGGCTACCATTCCATTTATCGTCCCAAGCTTCTAAGCAAATTCACACGGATAATATCCTATTTGATAACAAAGAAGCTTCTAATAGCAAGGATAAAGTGATTATATTGGTTAGTGTATAG